In one Bradyrhizobium sp. 4 genomic region, the following are encoded:
- a CDS encoding type II secretion system F family protein — MPNYRYRALNANGELVSGAIAAPAPGDVAQRIERLGLVLVDNVTAEEGGATGGVLSLFNRPKPEDVTILTRDLALLLRAGARINDGLELLATDPDLGRLRPVVADIRSRVVSGESFAEALARHEGLFPPMYIALVRVGEASGSLDQVLEVLAGERARSEALRRRLSDAIRYPLFVLGAAGCVLLFFLTFVLPQFASVLQDFGAKVDPIVGIFLNISTFLRGNSDAVLGGLAAAIAVVWLVLRQERFRRGLTNAITRLPAIRNVMSAYRTALFCRNLGLLLGSGVNLTVTMRILIDMMATTGPSAVWSDAADRVRHGSKLSDALAETQALPAMAVRMLRLGDETGQLPMLSGRVAEFYEVKLQRTLDRAVGIAGPAAIIAISVVVGGLITSVMTALMSVSQIVG, encoded by the coding sequence ATGCCGAACTATCGTTATCGCGCGCTCAATGCCAACGGCGAATTGGTCTCCGGCGCCATCGCCGCGCCCGCGCCCGGCGACGTCGCGCAGCGGATCGAGCGGCTTGGCCTGGTGCTGGTCGACAACGTCACGGCGGAAGAGGGCGGCGCGACCGGCGGTGTGTTGAGCCTCTTCAACAGGCCGAAGCCGGAGGACGTCACCATCCTTACCCGCGATCTCGCGTTGTTGCTGCGCGCAGGCGCCCGCATCAACGACGGATTGGAGCTGCTCGCGACAGATCCCGATCTAGGCCGACTGCGCCCGGTCGTCGCCGACATCCGTTCGCGCGTCGTCTCGGGCGAGAGCTTTGCCGAGGCGCTGGCGCGGCACGAGGGGCTGTTTCCGCCGATGTATATCGCGCTGGTGCGGGTCGGCGAGGCCTCGGGCTCGCTGGATCAGGTTCTGGAGGTGCTGGCCGGCGAACGCGCGCGCAGCGAGGCGTTGCGGCGCCGGCTGTCGGATGCAATCCGCTATCCGCTTTTCGTGCTGGGCGCGGCGGGTTGCGTGCTGCTGTTCTTCCTCACCTTCGTGCTGCCGCAGTTCGCCAGCGTGTTGCAGGATTTCGGCGCCAAGGTCGATCCCATCGTCGGAATCTTCCTCAACATATCGACTTTCCTGCGCGGCAATTCCGATGCGGTGCTAGGCGGCCTCGCTGCTGCGATCGCTGTCGTTTGGCTCGTGCTCCGACAGGAGCGCTTCCGCCGCGGCCTCACCAATGCGATCACGCGGCTGCCGGCGATCCGCAACGTGATGAGCGCGTATCGCACCGCGCTGTTCTGTCGCAATCTCGGCCTGCTGCTCGGCAGCGGCGTCAATCTCACCGTCACCATGCGCATCCTCATCGACATGATGGCGACAACCGGTCCGTCCGCGGTCTGGAGCGATGCGGCCGACCGTGTCCGCCATGGCTCGAAGCTCTCCGACGCGCTAGCCGAGACGCAGGCGCTGCCCGCAATGGCGGTGCGCATGCTCCGGCTCGGCGACGAGACCGGACAGTTGCCGATGCTGTCCGGACGCGTCGCGGAATTCTACGAGGTCAAGTTGCAGCGCACGCTGGACCGCGCCGTCGGCATCGCCGGACCGGCGGCGATCATTGCGATCTCGGTGGTGGTCGGCGGCCTGATCACCTCGGTGATGACGGCGCTGATGTCGGTGAGCCAGATTGTCGGTTAG
- a CDS encoding autotransporter outer membrane beta-barrel domain-containing protein produces the protein MAGPTKAGGRNGYGLRSGLRHSLATLLATTALGVVAAHALDGDWVGGTSDWTDGTNWSSNPIVPDVTATFTNTGSTAVDNNNGVVVIGTINFANTAQAYSVTIGNPFIINGTGIINDSGNAQNFEVTSGNNLVFQNSSTARGGVGAGAVIITNDAGGTVNFLQNSTAGSATLVNNNFVTFEDSSSAGNALITNNANGQIDFFTSASAGSATINNLASATLNFHNNTTAATSTITNDGTVNFDGSSTGGSARFVNNVGGTVDISGLTSTGMTAGSIEGAGNYVLGAKTLTTGSVNTSTQVDGVISGTGGGLTKVGTGTLTLTGINGYTGPTTISAGTLAISGFGSIASSSVVTVNATLDISAVLFSFNPITTLAGNSAGIVNMGANSLVITNGSTEFAGVIQGTGGLEVFGGTQTLSGVNTYSNVTQIDSAATLALKGSGSIANSLYVAFSGPGATLDISQTTSGASVTQLFSFGASGVVALGSKTLTITSGNSFGGVIQDGGIGGGTAGNLAIANGAVQQLYGTNTYTGTTTIASGGELDLINSAGSDGSIATSRNVIANGIFDISALSAGTSIKSLAGSGNVNIGANTLTITNGIGNFAGVIDDGGAGGGLTIAGGKQTLSGANTYSGPTTVNGGTLVVDGSILSSTTVNAGGTLAGSGTVAGVAVNGGTLAPGSTATPFGPLTINGPLSFTAASTYLVQVSSSNASLANVNGAATLGNATVSAMFVSGTIKKQYTILSATGGFGGTAFNAAVLSNLPTINASLSYGTNNVFLNIGVNFAPSGGLTVNQQNVATTLANFFNSTGGIPAAFAALTPAGLTTASGELGTGIIQSAINADGQFLNLMLDPTVIGRSAGFAKAGSVAQFAESDDAAAYASMRPANAREREAYAMATKAPLLVSQPASRWSLWTAGYGGSAQVGGNAPVGSQDLTARVWGGAAGADYRVSVDTLVGFALGGGGLSYSLANAMGSGSADLFQAGVYGRHNFGPAYISAALAYGWHDVTTNRTVAPGGFDQLQSRFKADTFSARFEGGYRFATPMIGLTPYAAAQVTNFNLPSYSEVSLNGGGLFALNYASQSLTDPRSELGLRTDKSYAMQNGVLTLRGRAAWAHDYNPGRAVLALFQTLPGTSFVVNGARVDADSALVSASAEMKWLSGFSIAGTFDGEFSGNVTSYSGKGVFKYAW, from the coding sequence ATGGCTGGACCGACGAAGGCTGGTGGGCGGAACGGATACGGGCTGCGATCGGGCCTGCGCCACTCCCTGGCGACCCTGCTGGCGACCACTGCGCTCGGCGTCGTCGCCGCGCACGCCCTGGACGGCGACTGGGTCGGCGGCACCAGCGACTGGACGGACGGCACGAACTGGTCGTCCAACCCGATTGTGCCGGATGTAACCGCGACGTTCACGAACACCGGCAGCACGGCCGTCGACAACAACAACGGCGTCGTCGTCATCGGCACGATCAACTTCGCGAACACGGCGCAGGCCTACTCGGTCACGATCGGCAACCCGTTCATCATCAACGGGACGGGTATCATCAACGATTCCGGCAATGCGCAGAATTTCGAAGTCACCTCCGGCAACAATCTGGTGTTCCAGAACAGCAGCACCGCGCGCGGCGGTGTCGGCGCCGGGGCCGTAATCATCACAAACGATGCCGGCGGCACCGTCAACTTCCTTCAGAACAGCACCGCGGGATCGGCAACCCTCGTCAACAACAACTTCGTCACGTTCGAGGATTCCAGCTCTGCCGGCAACGCCCTGATCACCAACAACGCCAACGGCCAGATCGATTTCTTCACCAGCGCTTCCGCTGGCAGCGCCACGATCAACAACCTCGCTTCGGCGACGCTGAACTTCCACAACAATACCACCGCCGCAACGTCGACCATCACCAACGACGGAACGGTGAACTTCGACGGTTCCAGCACGGGCGGCAGCGCGCGTTTCGTTAACAATGTCGGGGGCACGGTCGATATTTCCGGCCTGACCAGCACCGGCATGACGGCGGGCTCGATCGAAGGCGCCGGCAATTACGTGCTCGGCGCCAAGACCCTCACCACAGGCAGCGTCAACACCTCCACCCAGGTCGACGGCGTGATCTCCGGCACCGGTGGCGGACTGACCAAGGTCGGCACCGGCACGCTGACGCTGACCGGCATCAACGGCTACACCGGCCCGACGACGATCTCGGCGGGGACGCTGGCGATCTCGGGCTTCGGCAGCATCGCAAGCTCCAGCGTCGTCACGGTGAATGCGACGCTCGATATCTCCGCGGTGTTGTTCTCGTTCAATCCCATTACGACACTCGCCGGTAATTCTGCTGGTATTGTCAACATGGGTGCCAACAGCCTCGTCATCACCAATGGTTCGACCGAATTCGCAGGCGTGATCCAGGGCACAGGCGGGCTTGAGGTTTTCGGCGGAACGCAGACGCTATCGGGCGTGAACACCTACAGCAACGTCACGCAGATCGATTCGGCCGCGACCCTGGCGCTGAAGGGCAGCGGCTCGATCGCCAATTCGCTCTATGTCGCGTTCTCAGGCCCCGGTGCAACGCTCGATATCTCCCAGACCACGTCCGGGGCTTCGGTCACCCAGCTGTTCTCGTTCGGCGCCAGCGGCGTCGTCGCGCTGGGATCGAAGACCCTGACGATCACGAGCGGCAATTCCTTCGGCGGCGTGATCCAGGACGGCGGCATTGGTGGCGGTACCGCGGGCAATCTCGCGATCGCGAACGGAGCTGTGCAGCAGCTCTACGGCACCAACACCTATACCGGGACGACAACCATCGCGAGCGGCGGCGAACTGGATCTCATCAACTCCGCCGGCAGCGACGGCAGCATCGCAACCTCGCGCAATGTCATCGCCAACGGCATCTTCGACATCTCGGCCCTGAGCGCCGGCACTTCGATCAAGTCGTTGGCGGGCTCTGGTAACGTCAACATCGGCGCCAACACACTGACGATCACCAACGGCATCGGCAATTTCGCGGGCGTGATCGACGATGGCGGCGCGGGCGGCGGCCTGACGATCGCCGGCGGCAAGCAGACGTTGTCCGGCGCTAACACCTATAGCGGGCCCACCACCGTGAACGGCGGCACGCTGGTCGTCGATGGGTCGATCCTGAGCTCGACCACCGTCAACGCGGGCGGCACACTCGCCGGCAGCGGCACGGTCGCCGGCGTTGCGGTCAATGGCGGTACGCTCGCCCCAGGCAGCACAGCGACCCCGTTCGGCCCGCTGACGATCAACGGCCCCCTGAGCTTCACAGCGGCCTCGACCTATCTCGTGCAGGTCTCCTCCAGCAATGCCAGCCTCGCCAATGTCAACGGCGCGGCCACGCTCGGCAACGCGACGGTGAGCGCGATGTTCGTCTCGGGCACGATCAAGAAGCAGTACACGATCCTGTCGGCGACTGGCGGTTTCGGCGGCACCGCCTTCAACGCAGCCGTCCTCTCCAACCTACCGACGATCAACGCGTCGCTGAGCTACGGCACCAATAATGTGTTCCTCAATATCGGCGTGAACTTCGCGCCGAGCGGCGGCCTCACCGTCAACCAGCAAAACGTTGCGACCACGCTGGCCAACTTCTTCAACTCGACCGGCGGCATTCCGGCAGCCTTCGCTGCGCTGACGCCGGCCGGGCTGACGACAGCCTCGGGCGAACTCGGCACCGGCATCATCCAGTCCGCGATCAATGCCGACGGGCAGTTCCTCAATTTGATGCTCGACCCGACCGTTATCGGCCGCTCGGCCGGTTTCGCCAAGGCGGGCAGCGTGGCGCAATTCGCCGAGAGCGACGACGCGGCCGCCTATGCGTCGATGCGCCCGGCCAACGCGCGCGAGCGCGAGGCTTATGCGATGGCGACCAAGGCGCCGCTGCTCGTCTCGCAGCCCGCCAGCCGCTGGAGCCTCTGGACGGCCGGCTATGGAGGCTCGGCACAAGTCGGCGGCAATGCACCGGTCGGCTCGCAAGACCTCACCGCACGGGTCTGGGGCGGCGCGGCCGGCGCCGACTACAGGGTTTCGGTGGACACGCTGGTCGGCTTCGCGCTCGGTGGCGGTGGACTGAGCTACTCGCTCGCCAATGCGATGGGTTCGGGCTCGGCAGACCTGTTCCAAGCCGGCGTCTATGGCCGGCACAATTTCGGACCGGCCTATATCTCCGCCGCGCTCGCCTATGGCTGGCACGACGTCACCACCAACCGCACCGTGGCGCCCGGCGGCTTCGACCAGCTGCAGAGCCGCTTCAAGGCCGACACCTTCTCGGCCCGCTTCGAGGGCGGCTACCGCTTCGCGACGCCAATGATCGGCCTCACCCCCTATGCGGCGGCGCAGGTGACGAACTTCAACCTGCCCAGCTACTCCGAAGTCAGCCTCAATGGCGGCGGACTGTTCGCGTTGAACTATGCCTCGCAATCGCTGACCGACCCCCGCTCCGAGCTCGGCCTGCGCACCGACAAGTCGTACGCGATGCAGAACGGCGTGCTGACGCTGCGCGGTCGCGCCGCCTGGGCGCACGACTACAACCCGGGCCGCGCCGTCCTCGCGCTGTTCCAGACCCTGCCGGGCACCAGCTTCGTCGTGAACGGCGCCCGGGTCGACGCCGACTCCGCGCTCGTCAGCGCCAGCGCCGAGATGAAATGGCTGAGCGGCTTCTCGATCGCCGGCACCTTCGACGGCGAGTTCTCCGGCAACGTCACCAGCTATTCCGGCAAGGGCGTGTTCAAGTACGCTTGGTGA
- a CDS encoding PilN domain-containing protein: MSSLHSLRAVIDAWTGTVAGTVVAGLERMVSPRVVRVVELESGAFALDAAKAENVPKEIAFEDGKFIGADLAQIVRGSRIEIVLRPTRFLFRPLELPARAADFLDGIVRAQIDRLTPWSASEAVFGCSVPVAHGSESISTEIAAAPRKLAMTYVEAVSSFHPTAIAIVTETPEGRRIKVFEQRSRGAIDPVRLGRTLQAVLVLAAVAAVIGSVAASYLADSLSARQSELERQISQRRAALRGNDSGERSPLALLERRKYETPASVIVLESLSRLLPDHTYVTELHLAGNKVQIGGITRDAPSLIPLIEQSQHFTRATFYAPTTRSPSDPGERFHIEAQIEPRNAP; this comes from the coding sequence ATGAGTTCGCTCCACTCCCTTCGCGCCGTGATCGATGCATGGACCGGCACCGTCGCCGGCACGGTCGTTGCCGGGCTGGAGCGGATGGTATCGCCGCGCGTGGTGCGGGTGGTCGAGCTCGAGAGCGGCGCGTTCGCGCTGGATGCGGCGAAGGCGGAGAACGTCCCGAAGGAAATCGCGTTCGAGGATGGTAAGTTCATCGGTGCCGATCTTGCGCAGATCGTCCGCGGTAGCCGCATCGAGATCGTGCTGCGGCCGACCCGTTTCCTGTTCCGACCACTGGAGCTACCGGCGCGCGCGGCCGATTTCCTGGACGGCATCGTGCGGGCGCAGATCGACCGGCTGACGCCCTGGAGCGCGAGCGAGGCCGTATTCGGTTGCAGCGTTCCGGTGGCGCATGGCAGCGAGAGCATCTCCACGGAGATCGCGGCGGCACCGCGCAAATTGGCGATGACCTATGTCGAGGCGGTGTCGTCCTTCCACCCGACGGCGATCGCGATCGTGACGGAAACGCCCGAGGGCAGGCGCATCAAGGTGTTCGAGCAAAGATCGCGCGGGGCGATCGACCCCGTGCGGCTGGGCCGGACGCTGCAAGCCGTGCTGGTTCTCGCGGCGGTCGCAGCGGTGATCGGATCGGTCGCGGCAAGCTACCTGGCCGACAGCCTCAGCGCGCGGCAGAGCGAGCTCGAACGCCAGATCAGCCAGCGTCGCGCCGCACTTCGCGGCAACGACAGCGGCGAGCGCTCGCCGCTCGCGCTGCTCGAGCGCCGTAAGTACGAGACGCCAGCGAGTGTGATCGTGCTGGAATCGCTGAGCCGGCTGTTGCCGGACCACACCTATGTCACCGAGCTGCATCTGGCCGGCAACAAGGTTCAGATCGGCGGCATCACCCGCGATGCGCCCTCGCTGATCCCGTTGATCGAGCAGTCCCAGCATTTCACCCGCGCGACCTTCTACGCTCCGACGACGCGTAGCCCATCCGATCCCGGCGAACGCTTCCACATCGAGGCACAGATCGAACCGAGGAACGCGCCATGA
- a CDS encoding prepilin-type N-terminal cleavage/methylation domain-containing protein, with product MSRRRCSDAAGFTLIEALVALAIIAVVLGTIGAVIATTVKGTRAIDQHLALSGTAETLLADLPARSLLKPGRQSGELAGSHWRVDVAPMNVAGGNPATGRFVPLAVNLRLQRADGSAIQITTVKLVPRPPQ from the coding sequence TTGTCCCGCAGAAGGTGCTCTGACGCCGCCGGCTTCACCTTGATCGAGGCGCTGGTCGCGCTTGCGATCATCGCGGTCGTGCTCGGGACGATCGGCGCGGTCATTGCCACGACGGTGAAAGGCACGCGTGCGATCGATCAGCATCTGGCGCTATCAGGCACCGCCGAGACCCTGCTTGCGGACCTGCCCGCACGCTCCTTGCTGAAACCCGGCCGGCAGAGCGGCGAACTGGCGGGCAGCCATTGGCGCGTCGACGTCGCGCCAATGAACGTGGCGGGCGGAAATCCCGCCACCGGCCGCTTCGTGCCGTTGGCCGTCAATCTGCGCCTCCAGCGCGCCGACGGCAGCGCGATCCAGATCACCACCGTGAAGCTGGTGCCGAGGCCTCCTCAATGA
- a CDS encoding type II secretion system protein GspK: protein MSGARHGRARLRDGRGFIVVAVLWMLAALAALALIYLTYVTNTAVTVAVNADRLQADALVNAGLELAAYRLTAQNEATRPTSGTFDARVGAGRVSVTFRSEAARVDLNMAPKPMLAGLMMALGVAAADAPVYADRILAWRASTEPGQDNPEDSYYRTLGASYLPRHAPFPHSDELWLVRGIPAAVVERALPFVTVFSNMRTVNVLDAAPQVVAALPGMTPGMLQQVLRDRTDPNVDPRSLIGLAGAVNATVEGSRAYRLTVAVEVRSHRRSSAEIVILLLENGDEPYRVLSWHNAYDGSAGKSL from the coding sequence GTGAGCGGAGCGAGGCACGGGCGTGCGAGACTTCGTGACGGCCGCGGCTTCATCGTCGTTGCGGTGCTCTGGATGCTGGCGGCGCTGGCTGCGCTGGCGCTGATCTACCTGACTTATGTCACCAACACCGCGGTCACGGTCGCCGTCAATGCCGACCGGTTGCAGGCGGATGCGCTGGTGAATGCCGGGCTCGAACTCGCGGCGTACCGGCTGACGGCGCAGAACGAGGCCACGCGTCCGACCAGCGGCACCTTCGATGCCCGCGTCGGCGCCGGACGTGTCAGCGTCACCTTCCGGTCGGAAGCCGCGCGCGTCGATCTCAACATGGCGCCGAAGCCGATGCTCGCGGGACTGATGATGGCGCTCGGCGTCGCAGCGGCGGACGCGCCCGTTTACGCCGACCGGATCCTGGCTTGGCGAGCGTCGACGGAGCCCGGCCAGGACAATCCGGAGGATTCCTACTATCGCACGCTCGGCGCGTCCTATCTGCCGCGCCACGCGCCGTTCCCGCATAGCGACGAGCTCTGGCTGGTGCGCGGCATTCCGGCCGCCGTCGTGGAACGCGCGCTGCCCTTCGTCACGGTGTTCAGCAACATGCGGACCGTGAACGTGCTCGACGCCGCGCCACAGGTGGTTGCGGCACTGCCGGGCATGACGCCCGGAATGCTGCAACAGGTGCTGCGCGACCGCACCGATCCCAACGTCGACCCGCGATCTCTGATTGGGCTCGCCGGCGCCGTCAACGCGACGGTCGAGGGCTCGAGGGCGTACCGGTTGACGGTCGCGGTCGAGGTGCGTTCGCATCGGCGCAGCTCGGCCGAGATCGTCATCCTGCTTCTCGAAAACGGCGATGAGCCGTATCGTGTATTGTCGTGGCACAACGCCTATGACGGCTCCGCCGGAAAGTCTCTGTGA
- a CDS encoding general secretion pathway protein GspJ, translating to MKRLRRALADEAGFTLLEVLLATLLMTVILAALATVTAQWLPNWNRGIARVQQAERLATGLDRIVADLSVAEQMTVNGDARAPLFDGAELSVTFLRTALGPSTRPGLEFIRLVEKADAQGLALVRERAPFQPMPTDGQIRFVDQVVLIRAPFRVSFSYAGPDGLWLPTWRGQTRLPDRIRITVRNSATGQVLSVSGAVTPHITAPAECARAKNPTTCVTARPRPQQAEKEEQQL from the coding sequence ATGAAGCGCCTGCGCCGCGCGCTGGCCGACGAAGCGGGATTCACCCTGCTCGAAGTGTTGCTCGCGACGCTGCTGATGACCGTCATCCTGGCGGCGCTGGCGACCGTGACGGCGCAATGGTTGCCGAACTGGAATCGCGGCATCGCCCGCGTGCAGCAGGCCGAGCGTCTCGCAACCGGCCTCGACCGCATCGTCGCCGACCTGTCGGTTGCCGAGCAGATGACGGTCAACGGCGACGCCAGGGCGCCGCTGTTCGACGGCGCCGAATTGTCGGTGACCTTCCTGCGCACTGCGCTCGGCCCGAGCACGCGCCCGGGGCTCGAATTCATCCGCCTGGTCGAGAAGGCCGACGCACAGGGGCTCGCGCTGGTGCGCGAGCGCGCACCGTTCCAGCCGATGCCGACCGACGGCCAGATCCGCTTCGTCGACCAGGTCGTGCTGATCCGCGCGCCGTTCCGCGTGAGCTTCAGCTATGCCGGGCCGGATGGTCTGTGGCTGCCGACCTGGCGCGGCCAGACACGGCTGCCGGATCGCATCCGCATCACGGTGCGCAACAGTGCCACCGGCCAGGTCCTCTCGGTCTCAGGCGCGGTGACCCCGCACATCACGGCCCCGGCCGAATGTGCGCGGGCGAAAAATCCGACGACCTGCGTGACGGCACGCCCGCGACCGCAACAGGCGGAGAAAGAGGAGCAGCAGCTGTGA
- the gspM gene encoding type II secretion system protein GspM, translated as MSSAKVANGNAVERALVGSPLIAVTLYLAITGGLLLMAGLSIADVIAHRQALAQTSDLLDQLRGRKSGAKSAAALSAEHPGTPFLEGPTVTVAGANLLQRVAAAVADVGGSVQSSQVDVTGAQTKDGFVGLVVSCELEQPALQRLLYDLEAGMPFLFVDQLDVQVPQTTALSDAASGRVRVILGVSGQWQAGK; from the coding sequence ATGAGCAGCGCCAAGGTCGCAAACGGAAATGCGGTTGAGCGGGCGCTCGTCGGCTCGCCTCTGATCGCGGTCACGCTCTATCTCGCGATCACCGGCGGGCTGTTGCTGATGGCGGGGCTGTCGATCGCCGACGTCATCGCCCACCGCCAGGCGCTGGCACAGACCTCCGACCTGCTCGACCAGTTGCGCGGCCGCAAGAGCGGCGCCAAGAGCGCCGCGGCCCTCTCGGCCGAGCATCCCGGCACGCCGTTTCTGGAGGGGCCGACCGTAACGGTCGCGGGCGCCAATCTGTTGCAGCGGGTTGCGGCCGCGGTCGCCGATGTGGGCGGCTCGGTCCAGTCCTCGCAGGTCGACGTCACGGGCGCGCAGACCAAGGACGGCTTCGTCGGCCTGGTCGTCAGCTGCGAGCTGGAGCAGCCCGCGCTCCAGAGGCTTCTGTACGATCTCGAAGCCGGCATGCCGTTCCTGTTCGTCGACCAGCTCGACGTCCAGGTGCCGCAGACCACGGCGCTGAGTGATGCGGCCAGCGGCCGCGTCAGGGTGATTTTGGGCGTCTCCGGTCAATGGCAGGCGGGGAAGTAG
- the gspG gene encoding type II secretion system major pseudopilin GspG, with protein sequence MTKHPSLRRDRRRGACGEAGFTLVEMLVVITIIGMIMALVGPRVLNYLGESKAKAAKIQIESFSSALDLYYLDLGRYPTSNEGLAALARNTSQAGWNGPYLRGGVVPSDPWGHIYVYRSPGAGTPYEIISLGSDGQEGGSGTAADIVSGAR encoded by the coding sequence GTGACCAAACATCCATCGCTGAGGCGCGACCGGCGGCGCGGAGCCTGCGGGGAGGCGGGCTTCACCCTTGTCGAGATGCTGGTCGTCATCACCATCATCGGGATGATCATGGCGCTGGTCGGTCCGCGGGTCCTGAATTATCTTGGCGAGTCCAAGGCGAAGGCGGCGAAGATCCAGATCGAGAGTTTTTCCAGCGCGCTCGATCTTTATTATCTCGATCTCGGGCGCTATCCGACATCCAATGAAGGTCTCGCGGCGCTGGCCCGTAATACCAGCCAGGCCGGCTGGAACGGGCCTTATTTGCGCGGCGGCGTGGTGCCGAGCGATCCCTGGGGGCACATCTATGTCTATCGCTCGCCGGGCGCGGGCACGCCCTACGAGATCATCTCGCTCGGATCAGACGGTCAGGAAGGCGGCAGTGGAACGGCAGCCGACATTGTCAGCGGCGCGCGCTGA
- a CDS encoding prepilin-type N-terminal cleavage/methylation domain-containing protein yields the protein MERQPTLSAARAEDVCHARGFALIEILCVLAILGLLAAIILPAVPRTTTRARLESYAVETAALLKADRNAALRRQVRIATQVDAEGRSIRSGVTGRTIRLPGDVVVQAMLASRCADRAAGRSIDFFPSGMSCGGVIALARPGMGYEVRVNWLTGGVEIVPQKVL from the coding sequence GTGGAACGGCAGCCGACATTGTCAGCGGCGCGCGCTGAGGACGTCTGCCATGCGCGCGGCTTCGCGCTGATCGAGATCCTGTGCGTGCTCGCGATCCTCGGCCTGCTCGCGGCGATCATCCTTCCGGCCGTTCCGCGCACGACGACGCGCGCCAGGCTGGAGAGCTACGCGGTAGAGACCGCGGCACTGCTGAAAGCGGACCGCAACGCGGCTTTGCGCCGGCAAGTGCGGATCGCGACTCAAGTTGACGCGGAGGGGCGCTCGATCCGTTCCGGCGTCACCGGTCGGACAATCCGCCTGCCGGGCGACGTGGTCGTGCAGGCGATGCTGGCCTCTCGCTGTGCCGATCGCGCCGCGGGGCGGTCGATCGATTTCTTTCCGTCGGGGATGTCGTGCGGCGGGGTCATCGCGCTGGCGCGCCCGGGCATGGGCTATGAGGTGCGCGTCAACTGGTTGACCGGAGGCGTCGAGATTGTCCCGCAGAAGGTGCTCTGA